Part of the Paramisgurnus dabryanus chromosome 21, PD_genome_1.1, whole genome shotgun sequence genome, gGTGCGCGACCCCCgtaaatcagattttcatgttaagtcagattttcatgatatgcccCCTTTAAGATAAGAACGTTTGGAGGTTGGCTCTTGTGTTTGATATGTCACAGTTGATTAATTGTTGTTTTCCATTTAAATAAACTCTCACTCTTTGTCTTTGCCACCTGAATCCAAGTTCGACTCAGAGCTCTGAGACCTCAAACAGAATACTCTAGTTTATTTAGACATTCACAAAGCAtctcacaaaaaataaaacatttttctaaataaaacttCACAGTTTCCTCctgtttttgtattttggtCGTAATTCAAAAGTCACAAACACACGTGAGGAGGCAGAGACCACTGTGGCTCCAGCTTTCTGATGTAGTGTTTGAGGAGTCCCAGTAATATCATTTTGGCCGTTTGTCCATTCTCGTGATTCCTCCTCACGTAAAAGCAGTGGGCGTCCCAAAGCTTGTCCCAGAATGCAACACGCCTCGCTGGCTTTGAGTCGAGCATTATCCACAGCTTCCAAACACACTCGCCGCCTGCAGAAATTACAGCAGAAAAATACATGCCATAAGTCATCATTACAGGTCTATGCATACATTTGCACAATAACAAAGCTAAATGTTCAGGCATAAAGTGAGGTTCTGTATAAAAATTGACATAACAGTGAAAGAcactaaaaattaaaatgttatccTACATGTATACAACCACTAATGCGTTTGCTATATTAAACTTACCTTAACAGATTGAGGCTTTCAGCGCTGTGTGTGTAGTGGGGGTTACCAACACACACACTTTTGTCAAGTTTTTCAATTAAAACGGAGCGTACACACTGCATCGTCTCAAAGTTTGAAAACACCACATGCACCTGCACAGAAAAGATACAAATaagcaaaaatacaaaataaagtgCCTAATGTAACATTAATGTAATTATTTATGAAATGGTTTCTATTttgtaatgaaaaaaaattgtccATCCCACCTCAGCCTGCATGTGGAAGAGCTCTTCCTCTCTTTCCAAATGCTTGGCTACAGTGATGTTTTCTttctgtttataaaaaaaatgttgaattgcATGTTCTCACAAATGAAACACATTTCccacatttaaaataatgtagtatacaagtaattaaaaaaaaagtatatatagaATAAGTAAACTAtagtaaattaataaatgataGTAAATAACATATACTTTAAGATATGCTATAGTAAAGTTCAAAAACACTACAGTATCTAGGAATTTTAccacagtttactatagtaaatactatcgtatacaacagttttttttctccATTCTTAAATTTAGTTGCAGCCAGCTACCCTTAGATCAGTGGTTCGCCTTTTGTAGGGTGCATCCCTTTGcacccccaaagaaaattcatgaaaaaacaatctcaaactttgaatttattttaaacaaaacataaaaattgtgtagcactgttggttagtagcctacTTTTTCTGAGGTTTACACATAAGTTACACAAAAGttgatgtattttataaaatgttaaaaaataaggGGCTCCTAGTTTTAGAATCACTCCTTTAGATAAATAACAATGGATTTAAGAAAGACCATCATGCAGAAAAGTTAGCTACACTCATACAGACACAACCTTTCTTTACCCATATCagtttaaagattaaaaaatgtatttgcacCTTAACATCATTTTGTCTAAGTGTTTGCAGTATGTAATCCAGTCTTCGGGTAACGCTATTAGTCACGTCGTTAACATTTTCTTTACTGTTCCTGACTGTGATGGTAACGGTAGCCCGATCCGGTATACAGGATAACTCTGCACAGCCCGTGACCTCCACTACTCTTGCGTTACTTTGAGGGTGCAGAGTGTTTTGCTTGCCGGTACGATGAAATACCGATTCGTTTTCGTCTTTGTAGACATCTTCAGCAGTCGGTAAAAGTGTAGCAAAGACACGAGACGGGCTGTGCGCCATTTTAGTAAACCACCGAGACGCTATGGTAACGTGCGCAGTGCATGTCGGGAAATGCTGTTGCAGCAGCCTTAACGTCGCACATGAAAGACCTTTATTCAATAAAAAACTTCGTGTTTTTTAACTTAACTCAGAGGCACATTTTTAACTACtaacttcattttttttttaacgtaGATTAACGTGCAAAAGAACAAGGAAATATACCTGAAATGGCAAAAATAAGAAATACTTTAGAGCGGTTTGACTAAAGGAATAAAAGGATAGATAAAATATAATAGAAAAACAATTGATCAAAACAATATAATAATAACAGacagatataaaataaaatacctgAATATTACATCTATTTTGTtgaatttataatatttttttaatgttacaaTTATTGTAAAACCATAGTGTAAAACAGCTTTGATTTAAAAAGGCTACCAAAAACTTTGTGACAGAAGAGGGCAGCAGAGATCAACTCACTGTAAATGATAGAGTCAGGTATTGCAAGGGCACTTTATTCATAGACAGGTTATTTATTGACAACATACGTCAGTAGACCCAAGCAAATTATCTCCAGAAAGTCCAATTTTGTTACATAAAGGATTTTTCTTAATAATTTAATACCCTAATCAGTTGTCCGACATGTAAATTGCGACTTAAGTTAACAAAcactaattaaaaaatatatatttagcataAAAGGCATGCACAAACATTAAATTGTCGACAAAGATCGTAGAACCGCTGCCGCTGACGTCACAGTTATGATGTCAGCCGTCAGTGTAGGCTTGTAAGAAACaaacatttaactttaaacatgACCACGTCAAGTCCAAGTAAAAGGCTATGCGTTTTATTCTCAACATATCAATTAAAGAACTAAAATGCCTTTGATTTTACCTTATTAAAATGTTCTATTAATATTAATGTAGCTCGAGttgctttttgttttttcttttagcCTAAATGATTTTAAAAGGAGCCCATTGAAGCGTATTATTTAGAAACATAAAAAGACATTTTTACTCTACGAAAAtttgttatttctttttttatctaGCTTACATTTTGGGTTTGTTGTAAAACATTAAATTGATGGCCcattttttataaacatttaaatgtccGCCCCagttatatattatatatttttttactgtttttattgttACGTCAAAGTTCTGTTAAAGGTCCAATTTACATGAATGTAaaattagtttttattagtttttctgACGACTATTATAAATATTGCCATTATTATGTAAATTAGAAAAAGTCAAAGACAGGCGACAGGGCCATGACTGTTTATTAGCATTACCCCGGATTAAACTGTGAAGCCGTCTTTCTAATCTCACACTGATCATGAGCAGGACGAATTTGTTGATATTGTCTCGGGTTACGCATATTTCTACATTGGCTTTTTGAAACTGTTTATCTGATGATGTGTCTTTGCCAAGATTCATGCAGTGGGTTCTTTTATTTGCCTAGCCATAGTGGCTTTGACTCTGGACCTCGGCCATTGTGTTGAAGGAAGGAATATTTAATGTTCAAGCTGGGATGGTGGTTGCACACGTGGGCTTTGGAGACACTGCGATCGCTTCAAACGAACTGATAAGAGATCCGATAAGTTGAGTACGGAAGCGCAGCGGTCGAGCTGTGGACCCACAGAGCACAGGCCAATTCCCAGGAAGTAAAAATCAACATAAACTCTGTGTCCTCCTCTCTCTGTGACCCACATTGATATAATAAGGCCTTAATGTTCGTCATTGTGGATCTCTATAACTATATTTCTctaaaaagcaatgaaaaattACAAATGTAACTGTTATGCACTCTTTAAAAGCTTTTGTTCTCGAAGTAGCCTAttattttgcatgcatttgTCGGTCAGTCGATTTTTCCATTTATTCTGAACACTACTGCAAATTTATATATTCAAGTTCATTACCAAGATTTCATGAATGTAATTTTCATCAGAGATCACCTGCACAGTCCACCTGTCGATTATGTCACTTACACCTCTGTCCACCTGACCTTTCTCTCATTGATTGACATTGCGCGATCTGAAAAGTGCCTGCTTGCTGTGAACCCTGGGAAAATATGTTTTGACTTCTCTTTAGTTTTTCTGGACATGATTACAAACTTCAGCAGGGGAGAGGGGGTGAGTCTGCCTGAGGACATGAATGtcgatgtgtttgtgtgtcttttACCATGTGTTAGCCCTGTGGCATTCCAGTGTAACATAGTTTAAGATGTGacgtctgtctatctatccctcTGTCTAATTGTATTTTGCTTTTAAATTTGTAACTGATGATGAAATAAGGATGAAATAAACCAAGCTCCCACTGCGTAATATAATTAGATGTCATTCAATCATGCCACATACACAATATATCAATTATCACTCAtgtagttttattttattagacATGTCAGTGACAGTCTACATGTACATTAAAGCTTTGCATTAGATATTTCACGGCAAGAAATCAAATTCAAGATAAAGGTCTAAATGTAATTTTGCAttacattaatatttaatatatattataatattaaattttaattttcaaacagtttatatccacattttttttctaaatgttaCACACAAGTAGATGCATTATTTCCTTGTGTGCATGCACGATGAgtcatttaataatttttcacttTCCACTTTTTTGGCGCTTCTCACACGGTCCATTGATATGTGAAGGAAACGTAACGTAATGTTGTATTTCTAGCATTATGTCAATAACCTGTCAATCAGAGTACATATGATTGTTTATCCAGTTCTGCCTCATTAGGGCTGGTTTGTTAATGCCTCCCCTTTGGTTCTGACCCACAGTCCTCTCTGGTTGAGGCCACTGCTGACTGAGTCACATCTGTGCAGATGCAAACGTATGTAGACTTTTGACTATAGAGTTTAAGatctataaatgttttttagcaAGCAATCCGCTTTCTGTTTCTAGTACATTGCTCCcttgtgttttctttgtctcttgctctttttctctctcgCTTTCTGTTGTGCTTTCAATCTTGCTCTGTGATGcaaaatctgtattttaaaGGCTGCTTGGATTTCAGAGCTCTATTAAAAGTTCAAAGCTGCAGTTTACTGCTGTAACAAGAGCTACTCCTGATCCAAACACTCGGCTAATGAGAGAAAGCCATCTGACCCAAACCACCCCACTCCTCATCCTATGGCCCGTGGCGTTTATATAGGAATGCATTATTATATGGATTAAAAATGGTTTTATAGACCGTAAGAATTTCTTCATTTATCAATAGTGATTTAACAATTTTTAAATAGCTCTTTTACCATGCCCCCTACTCTACTACTGATAACCCAAAGTTGTAAATTTTTCTGATCATGGAAAATCTCTGCAGGACTTCCCTGCCTCTCCAAATCCAAAGCTGattttattgtcatttaaaCCCTTGATACCTTTTATACACAGAAAGATTCCAGTTTGTGTGTTGTGGTAGGATTTACATCATTTATAGTTTATTATTCCAGGACCCATTTATAATAAATGCGTGTTTTTGTTTGCAGAGTCTTAAGAGGATTGTTCTTCTGAACTTCAGACCatcacaaacaaataaacaaatagcgATTATTTGGCAGCAGTCTTGAAAGATGATAAAATGGGAACCGCGTGATCAGGCTGGCCGGGAATCTATTGGGAAAAATCAAGTGTGACCCGCCGAGAATTGGGACTCAGTTAAGATTCTTCAGACCCATAACCTCATAAGACTGGTTCACCACTAAGCTTTTTTATGccattattaaatataaaaataaaatgtaagaaaGGGAAAAAGAGCATATGTAAGGTCATCTGGACTAAAAGAACAGTCATCTGGACTTCTCTTTAAGATGCTATTTTTAATTCTAAACCAGCCATGTATCTATTTAACCAGCCATGGTGAGTTTAGCACTTGCACCTTCACTTTCAAGCAAAAGATCCAGTAaaggttatatttatttaaagcttCTCTAACTTTTTCACTTTATTAATCCTAGTTCCTGTTATTTTCTCCATTTactaatgcatttaaaaaaaaatcaagcttGCAATGTaactgtaaacattaattaatgCATGAACCAACATGAATAACTGTTGGCTTTGAagtaacattaacaagaattaacATGTTGAAAAACTATACTGTTCAttatttgttcatgttagttaatgcatttactaatgtttgctaatacaacctttttgtaaagtgttacccatagAGTCCAGTTTGGGACAGCACTCTAAAAATTGCTGGGCTATTTTCaaaccagcattgggtcaaaaagaaacAAACCCAACCCATTGCATTGTATTTTAACCTTTGCTGGGtttgtttcaacccattgttttgtcaaatataaatattttaagggTTACTTTATCCCAACctctgggtttgtccctttttgacccaacgctggatTAAAAATATCCCAGCGTTTTCAAGGGTGCATTTTCACGCAgttcagggaacaacttctgactttaaaccccaaaaaattgcattcatccttcacagaggtaagccacatggctccaaggggttaataaaagtCTTCTGCGGGTAATCGATGCAATTATGTACGAAAAATATCCATCCATCCTGATATCTCTCGTGAATCGCGTGAGCCCAAGATGGTGTCGTTACCAGAAGCTTTTATTCTAGTTTATAGAAttaaaaatatggatatttttcttacaaaattgcatcaaTTACTCccaaaagacctttattaaccccttggagccatgtggattacctctgtgaaggatgaatgcaattgtttggggtttaaagtcagaagttgttccctgattcctgttttctaccattataacgcatggaagagcaaggacatttactaaaataactacaGATGTCTTCATCTGaatgatattacgtagtgcccgaaaataatcccctgctattaaaaagttactaaggggactattttcgcctgctgcgtaatatcactatgccatgcagccatgttacggcagcaaagtccttgattattacgccagaatgactagaaaatcgcaacttttaattttctgtcaatCTTAATACGATgtcactacagaagagtcaagttttaaataggaaaaatatcgaaactctttggttatattATACCATGATGctatggtctaatcagattcaatggattatgctaaactatgctaaaagtgttacatctagacccggagatcggctgaatggattccaaaactgtaaaaatcaaatatttaactctaggggagctggaaaacaacattattttaaaaaaaagtggaatgtccttTTAACTATACTGCAGAAAAAGCTGAGGATTGATAATAGACTAAATTCTGCGAGATTTAAAATATTATGCTATAAAATATTATCCGTTTACCTTCACTTTTGTTTTTCAAGTTATAATGACATAAACTTAAAAATTCTGTAAGCATGCAAACAGAAATAAACATACAACTATTAAAATACACACATTAAAAGATCAATGTAAATCCATCCAGAGCAAATCCCTCTGTGCTCATTCATGGGCTAGCATTCGTTTAACAACCACATTTCCCTCCCCTGCTCAGCGCAGCCAAAAATGTCAATTTCCTCTCATACTTAAACACCCTTGGTTTTAGCCTAGCTAAGCGATTGGCTCAACAGGGCAGTACCACAAGCTGAAAGCGTCCAACACTGTTCTGCACTGGGAGATCAGATCCGACTGAGGGCCAGATTCCTCAAGCCAAAATGGCGCCCCTGCAGTAGAAATGCGACTCTACTGGGGTCTCATTTAAACAGGCCTAGTGCTTTGTAATGGATCTGGGCGAAGCACAGAGGATGAGCCATGATATTTTTGCCCACAGATTGGAAATGTGAAGGGGAAGGGAATGTGTGTTTGACTGAGTCGTGGCAGTAGTGTATAATAACAGAGTCTAGGAGGGAGATTAATGTGTGGAGTTATTGGTGTAATGATGGGCTCAGTTCAAACTCGCTGGCCTTCAGCTTCCCACAGATGAAATTAATGAAGTACCTATTCACATCCAGAACGCACAGGAGACCGAAGAGACAGGAAAATggtcttgtgtgtgtgtttgtacgtTGTGACTGGTGAGGTTGTAGTAAAAGTCTGACGTGTTTTAGACAGAGTTTGGCAGAGATGTATGGGTCATGAaggtgtatttatttatataaacatttattataCATGCACtgtatacatttacatttatgcatttggtggatacttttatccaaagtgacatacagtgcattcaatttatacattttagaTGGATGTGTGTTCTTGCGGATcaaacccaaacccaactccaCTTAAATGTTTCCCATgatcttaaaaatcttttaaactGAATGTTTAAATGACTTTAGTGGACAAAAAATATagtttataaattatatattatttttttttattagaaaactacaattttatttaataaaaatatttttgaaatggaTGACCTGCACTAAATATTGAAGAAAAAGCATCTAATAAGAGTCCAGAATAGATGTGAACTTCTTCAATATTGTTAAAATGCATCTCAAGGTGAGACCTCAAGAAGCTTCTTGATAAAATGCCATGAATGCAATTTTGCAATTTCTAGGCAAATATTGATTACACTGAAGAAGATGATAAaatctcattttccagctcccctagagttaaacatttgatttttatcgttttggaatccattcagctgatctccgggtctggcagtaccacttttagcatagcttaacataattcattgaatctgattagaccatgatcgcgctaaaaataaccaaagagtttttatatttaaatataaggactttgctgccgtaacatggctgcatcaggcgcaatgatattacgcattgcctgaaaatagtcccctactattgaaagtaaccaaggggactattttctggcAATGCTTAATATTACTACCCctgctgcagtcatgttacagcagcaaagtccttgataattatgccagaatgagagtatagttcctagccatatctgcctagaaaatcacaacttttaatttgcagtcgatcttagtacacgatgtaacaacagaagagtcaagttttaaataggaaaaatatgaaaactctttggttatttttggcgcgatgctaatggtctaatcagattcaatggactatgctaagctatgctaaaagtgctagcgccagacccggagatcagctgaatggattccaaaatgaataaaatcttacattttttgcagtgtagtgtccctttaaacttaaaaattgaagtgcaacaaggaatttttacagtgtagctggCCAGTCAGGTGTTGACAGAAATGATCTCTCCCCCAATACCCATCAAAATCTTGAATGCTCCACCCTCCAGTGTTtgaactgttatgtgttggCTGACCCCAACTGGAGGCCGACTCTCAAAAGAATGATTGGCAGATGGATACTGAGACTGAATTAAAAGCAGTTGGGTGCACAGAAAGAGAAACAAGAGGAAGTGACAGAAACAAGGGAAGGGACATGATATGGATCATATGCTAAATatgttttcttctttttatccaaaacaacttacagtgcattacttGGCATTTTTAGGTATACCCATAGACCCATGATATTTTGCCCTGCATGCCAATGCAATGCTCTatcactgagctatacagaagcacatgcatttaaattcaTAAGTGTTTTACTTAGATAGCAAAAAGGTGCAGGGGCTATTTGAGCTTATGCCAATTATAGGAATATATATTTAACACACATTGGGTTAAATAGTAATGTACAAAACAAGTTAAGCTCTATCAACAACATTTTTGATTAAATGTGTCATAACATTATAATGCAGGTTAAGAGATGTATAGTGGATTTATGCAGGACCACACAATAAACATCgaaatacagttttacagattttttataACTCTGTTTTTCAAATAAGTCACAATTATTTTCTGTGGTAATCGGCATTTTGCCACAAATGATGTCAGTAGAGCTTCACTCATTTTGAACAAATGACATCCTAAAAATGGGGAATACAATTGTGCAGTTTTAAGGGTGTGGAAGGTGGCCAGCTGCGCTAAGCAGGCGTTTAAACGGCCAAGGTGCAAATCTACTGCCCATGCGCCAGTTGGGTGTCAATTTTTCCTTGGCTGACTGACGGACTAACGGATCAAtaaagttaatttaaaacattcacACTCTGCCATCTGAAATCAACCATTTAATGACTCTCTGTTCCAGTAAAACTGCAAAAGGGCCCTTTGGATTTACAGCAACAATAAGAGGGAAGAGAAGAGGGGAGGAAAACAGTCACCAAATAGAGTCGGAAAATATGAGCGTAAAAAGACAAAAGAAAGGAAACTATA contains:
- the irak1bp1 gene encoding interleukin-1 receptor-associated kinase 1-binding protein 1 homolog — translated: MAHSPSRVFATLLPTAEDVYKDENESVFHRTGKQNTLHPQSNARVVEVTGCAELSCIPDRATVTITVRNSKENVNDVTNSVTRRLDYILQTLRQNDVKKENITVAKHLEREEELFHMQAEVHVVFSNFETMQCVRSVLIEKLDKSVCVGNPHYTHSAESLNLLRRRVCLEAVDNARLKASEACCILGQALGRPLLLREEESREWTNGQNDITGTPQTLHQKAGATVVSASSRVFVTFELRPKYKNRRKL